A section of the Triticum dicoccoides isolate Atlit2015 ecotype Zavitan chromosome 7A, WEW_v2.0, whole genome shotgun sequence genome encodes:
- the LOC119329508 gene encoding uncharacterized protein LOC119329508: MEGLDVDDIFHHYRLSPTEVDAVTYYLPRLLSGETLHAVDKLIHRVEISGCEPKDLAARYAPVPQAVSRGDRFFFTTCKSKNGSKLQSVRGAGGGTWTIQKTTEICHAGVKVGEVKNLSFKKKGKSTGWVMEEYRCLLPEATVSDGVKVFCKMHLAQHSPDAARQESEAYKLQQQQPEAVTPSTHAQKRPAPAAAADPHPPRPKKRMRGAVPVPAPATPSFMMYDEAARAMHGPLAHTNFPVQYAQASCESTTTSSRSDVAQAPEISSQSDVLESTQSQEAGSSIARSTTEKDVFEPLGPISDLPDWEEYGFDLEELMRMMEDDPIEVEPITGANSRVEMGQQEPLYLDALDQGVLQSDYPAFHDADKEKRYNAASDLDAPSLQGQDHLFKPRPCSFDPFEEAWKAEEALEKEKRCNAAANLHAGGHSNFFSPASVY, translated from the exons ATGGAGGGGCTCGACGTCGACGACATCTTCCACCACTACCGGCTGAGCCCTACGGAAGTGGACGCCGTCACCTACTACCTGCCACGCCTCCTCTCCGGCGAGACGCTGCATGCCGTCGACAAGCTCATCCACCGCGTCGAAATCTCCGGCTGCGAGCCCAAGGATCTGGCCGCCCGGTACGCGCCCGTGCCGCAGGCCGTGAGCAGAGGCGACCGGTTCTTCTTTACCACGTGCAAGAGCAAGAACGGGAGCAAGCTCCAGAGCGtgcgcggcgccggcggcggcacaTGGACCATACAGAAGACCACGGAGATTTGCCACGCGGGAGTCAAGGTCGGCGAGGTCAAGAACCTGtccttcaagaagaagggcaagtccacGGGCTGGGTCATGGAGGAATACCGGTGCCTGCTGCCGGAGGCCACCGTCTCCGACGGGGTGAAGGTGTTCTGCAAGATGCACTTGGCTCAGCATTCTCCTGACGCGGCCCGCCAGGAATCGGAAGCATACAAGCTTCAGCAACAGCAACCAGAGGCCGTGACCCCGAGCACGCACGCGCAGAAGAGGCCAGCGCCGGCTGCCGCCGCCGATCCTCATCCTCCGCGCCCCAAGAAGAGGATGCGCGGTGCTGTCCCCGTCCCGGCACCTGCCACACCGTCGTTC ATGATGTATGATGAGGCAGCCAGAGCAATGCATGGCCCGCTGGCTCACACCAACTTCCCTGTTCAGTATGCACAAGCATCATGCGAGTCCACTACAACATCCAGCCGCTCCGACGTTGCTCAAGCTCCTGAGATTTCCTCCCAGTCAGATGTGCTGGAGTCCACCCAATCACAAGAGGCTGGCTCAAGCATTGCAAGGAGCACAACTGAAAAGGATGTCTTTGAGCCATTGGGGCCTATTTCCGATTTGCCGGATTGGGAGGAATATGGTTTTGATCTTGAAGAACTAATGAGAATGATGGAAGACGATCCAATTGAAGTTGAGCCAATCACTGGAGCCAACTCTCGCGTGGAGATGGGCCAACAGGAACCTCTGTACCTGGATGCCTTGGACCAAGGCGTGCTGCAGTCCGATTACCCTGCCTTCCATGATGCTGACAAGGAGAAGAGGTACAATGCCGCGTCGGATCTTGACGCTCCATCGCTTCAGGGACAGGACCACTTGTTCAAACCGCGGCCGTGCTCCTTCGATCCATTTGAAGAAGCGTGGAAGGCCGAAGAGGCGCTCGAGAAGGAGAAGAGGTGCAATGCCGCGGCCAATCTTCATGCTGGAGGGCATAGCAACTTCTTCTCGCCTGCAAGCGTCTACTAA
- the LOC119332651 gene encoding uncharacterized protein LOC119332651 gives MRAVFLSLVGVPLSTGPFLSRYCGGGGSDDAGGTTRRRWLPPSSVEYFPFPLSCGSDLEATWALQRSGASSAATTDFSDAPLHNWRSSRRQMRIEILPRNLRAEDVCKGLGRRGNAAQARKWQFGFVVTTGLELDLFQLQPGRVL, from the exons ATGCGAGCAGTTTTCTTATCACTCGTCGGCGTTCCTCTCTCCACCGGACCCTTCCTATCTCGCTATTGCGGAGGCGGCGGCAGCGACGACGCCGGAGGGACGACCAGGAGGCGATGGCTACCTCCCTCGAGTGTGGAGTATTTCCCTTTCCCTCTCTCATGCGGCAGCGATTTGGAGGCGACGTGGGCGCTGCAAAGGTCCGGCGCAAGCTCGGCTGCGACAACGGACTTCTCCGACGCCCCTCTCCACAATTGGCGGTCCTCTCGCCG GCAAATGAGGATTGAAATTCTGCCAAGAAATCTCAGAGCAGAAGATGTTTGCAAGGGACTTGGGAGACGAGGCAATGCTGCGCAGGCGAGAAAATGGCAA TTTGGATTCGTGGTTACCACCGGTCTCGAGTTAGATTTATTTCAATTGCAACCAG GCAGAGTGTTGTGA